The stretch of DNA CTCCGGCTACATTGTAGCACTCGCGGAAGACACCGCCCGATAAGGCACAGGCCCCGATCGCAACGACAACGTTCGGCTTCGGCATCTGTTTGTAGATATTTTTTATCACCGGTTTGTTCTGCTCGTTAACGCTGCCCGTCACGAGGAAGACATCGGCATGCTTCGGGTTTCCCGTATTGATGATCCCGAACCGTTCCACGTCATAGAGAGGTGTAAGGCAGGCAAGGACCTCGATGTCGCAGCCGTTGCAGCTCGACGCGTCGTAGTGTATAATCCAGGGGGATTTTGTTATGTATGCCATTTCTTCTCACCTCAAAATCAGGTACAGGGCCATCAGGTTCAGGACCCCTGCAACGGCGGTCACAATCCAGCAGCTATCGAGCATAAAGCCCCATTTCACCCTCGAAGTCGCGTTGTCCACGAAGATCTCCAGGAGATATACAAGGGCAATCACGATAATTCCGATTATAGGGGCAGCGAACCCGAAGAACAGGAACAAAAACCCGAGGAGGAAGACGACCTCGTAGAGGTGCGCAAGCTCGATCATCCCGAGCGTCGATCCCGCGAACTCCGTATTGAGACCCCGCACAAGCTCCTGGTGGGCGTGGTGCGACGTGGAGATATCGAACGGCGACTTCCTCAGCTTGACAGTCAGTATATAGACGAACCCGATGAAGATTCCCGGCAGGACCAGTATCAGCGGGCTTCCGTACGATGCGATCTCGAACGTGTTGAACGAGTTCGTCACCTCGTAGAACCCGACGGCCGCGATTATTATCATCGGCTCAATCGCCATGAGCTGAATCAGTTCGCGTTCCGCACCGACATGTGCGTAAGGCGACCCGGACGAAAACGCTCCGAGTATCAGGGAGACCTCCGCGAGAGTCAGGGCGAATATCACCAGCAGGATATCTGAGCCGCCGAAGAAGAGCGCTCCCGTGATTATGATGAAGACGAGATACCCGAATATCCAGAAGTTCTGGGACTCGTGTATAACCATCTTCTCCTTCTCGAAGAGCTTGAGTATATCGTACATCGGCTGGAACAAGGGCGGCCCTACCCGTCCCTGCATCCTCGCAGTAATAATCCGGTCGAGTCCGAGGACGATCGTCCCGATGAACGGGGCGAGGACTATGAAGAGCAGAATCCCGATGACAGGTTCTCCTGTCAACAGCTCTATAGCACTCACATCATCACCCCCAGCGGGACGAGCCATGATAACAGGGCGAACATCACCACGATTATGAGGATCGACGACCAGACGCCCGCCCTGCTGAGCTCCTTTTCACCGAACATATTCGGGAAGTAGTAGTTGGAAAGCTCCTCTTCCTTCATGACACCCATGCTGCCGAGGAATTTGAGGTGCTCTCCATCGACCTCCGAGACCCTTGCGCTCATATACTGTCTCCTGAGTGTCCGTCCCTTTGCGAAGTGGAACAGGCTCAGCGGGAGCAGGATGACGACGACGACCATGAAGAGCATGATGATCTCGTTGCTCAGGCTGAGGAGTGGCGATGCCGTATGGTACACTTCATGGATGTACGGCTCGATCATCGTCGACGATATCAGCGGGAATATCAGGCATGCCAGGACGGTAAGTCCCCCGAGTGTGAATATCGCACTCATCTCAGGGCGGGACGCCTCCTTTTCGACAGGCTTCCGTTCGGTCCTGACCTCCAAAATGCGGCCCATCCATTTCGTCCAGAAGAATACCGTGATTCCGCTGCCATATGCGATTATCGCGATGAGCAGCATCCCGAACGGCGGTATCGCGTTGACGAACGCATGGATCGACGCCCACTTCGAGATAAGCATCCCGAACGGTGCGAGGAACATTCCGGCCATTCCGATGAGCATCATGAGGGCGATCTTCGGCATCGTGGCGATAAGTCCGCCCATGTCCTCGATATCCCTCGAATGCTTCTGGTGCTCTACGGATCCTACGGAGAGGAAGAGGAGCGACTTTGCGACCGCGTGGAATATTATCAGCAGTATTGCAGCCCAGACCGCTTCTTCGGTTCCGATTCCCGCACAGGCGACGACCAGGCCGAGGTTTGCAATCGTCGAATACGCGAGAACTTTCTTCGCGTTGCTCTGGCTGATGGCGATCGCCGATGCGGTGAGGAAGGTCAGTGCCCCGATGAACGCGAACGCGATCCCGATGAGGTTAGATTCGAAGACCGGTGCGAACCTGACAATCACGTAGACTCCGGCCTTGACCATCGTACTCGAATGGAGCAGAGCCGAGACAGGTGTCGGTGCGACCATCGCCCCGACCAGCCAGGAGGAGAACGGGAACTGTGCGGACTTGGTGAGACCGGCGAACCCGATGAAAGCCGCTGCGACGAGTGCTATCTCCGGCGAACTCTTAAGGAGCTCGTTTAGATATATGTCGCTTCCCGAAGAGAATGCGTTTATGAAGAGTATTGCGCCGCTGAACGCCACACCCCCTATGACGTTTAGGAGCAGGGCCCAGAAGGCGTTCTTCCACGAGACTTCGTCCCTCGCGTACCCGATGAGGAGGAAGGAACAGAGTGTCGTTATCTCCCAGAACATGAAGAGCCACATGATGTTGTTGGAGAATACGATCCCGAACATTGCCGAGAGGAAGAGGAACATCAGGAAGAAGAAGAGCGGTCTCCTGTCCACTACGTCCGTGTGGTGCTCGTGATACGTCTTCATGTAGCCGGTCGCATAGACGCAGATCAGGCTCCCGATTATGCCGATGATCAAGGCCATTATCAGGGAGAACGGGTCGATGAAAAGGTCGAATCCTGCGTAATGCGCCGGTTCGAAGACGATCTCGGTATAAGCGGCCATCGCGAGCTGCAATGCTGCGAGGACGGTTACCAGGTATTTTTTGAACTTCAGGCTTATTCCGATGATGAACAGGCCGATTGCAACTTCGGCCACCAGTATCAGCGGGTCGACAAATGTGCCGTCTACAGCGAACAAGACCTCGCCCTTTCCGAAATATTCAAAGAGGAGATATAATGATCCCAGACAGGTCACAATTGCCGCGAAATTGACGAATAGATCCCTCCCTCTGCTGTTGGGGAGAAATAGCATGATTACTCCGGCAATCAGCGGGAAAAGTATCAGAAATATTAGTGATTCCACGTGTGCGCCTCTAATCTATATTCTGGTTTCACATTATTTATCATTATCAATATGAACCGGTTTTAAGAAACTTTCAGGTGGATCTGGTGTGAATAATGCCTTATTCTGTAATACCATTTATGTTGTCTTCGCCGGTTATGCAGGGTTTGATCGTGCCCCGGGGAT from Methanolacinia petrolearia DSM 11571 encodes:
- a CDS encoding NADH-quinone oxidoreductase subunit B family protein translates to MAYITKSPWIIHYDASSCNGCDIEVLACLTPLYDVERFGIINTGNPKHADVFLVTGSVNEQNKPVIKNIYKQMPKPNVVVAIGACALSGGVFRECYNVAGGVDKLIPVDVYVPGCAAKPEAIIDGVVKALGILEQKREDMKKEAGH
- a CDS encoding NADH-quinone oxidoreductase subunit H; translation: MSAIELLTGEPVIGILLFIVLAPFIGTIVLGLDRIITARMQGRVGPPLFQPMYDILKLFEKEKMVIHESQNFWIFGYLVFIIITGALFFGGSDILLVIFALTLAEVSLILGAFSSGSPYAHVGAERELIQLMAIEPMIIIAAVGFYEVTNSFNTFEIASYGSPLILVLPGIFIGFVYILTVKLRKSPFDISTSHHAHQELVRGLNTEFAGSTLGMIELAHLYEVVFLLGFLFLFFGFAAPIIGIIVIALVYLLEIFVDNATSRVKWGFMLDSCWIVTAVAGVLNLMALYLILR
- a CDS encoding NADH-quinone oxidoreductase subunit 5 family protein produces the protein MLFLPNSRGRDLFVNFAAIVTCLGSLYLLFEYFGKGEVLFAVDGTFVDPLILVAEVAIGLFIIGISLKFKKYLVTVLAALQLAMAAYTEIVFEPAHYAGFDLFIDPFSLIMALIIGIIGSLICVYATGYMKTYHEHHTDVVDRRPLFFFLMFLFLSAMFGIVFSNNIMWLFMFWEITTLCSFLLIGYARDEVSWKNAFWALLLNVIGGVAFSGAILFINAFSSGSDIYLNELLKSSPEIALVAAAFIGFAGLTKSAQFPFSSWLVGAMVAPTPVSALLHSSTMVKAGVYVIVRFAPVFESNLIGIAFAFIGALTFLTASAIAISQSNAKKVLAYSTIANLGLVVACAGIGTEEAVWAAILLIIFHAVAKSLLFLSVGSVEHQKHSRDIEDMGGLIATMPKIALMMLIGMAGMFLAPFGMLISKWASIHAFVNAIPPFGMLLIAIIAYGSGITVFFWTKWMGRILEVRTERKPVEKEASRPEMSAIFTLGGLTVLACLIFPLISSTMIEPYIHEVYHTASPLLSLSNEIIMLFMVVVVILLPLSLFHFAKGRTLRRQYMSARVSEVDGEHLKFLGSMGVMKEEELSNYYFPNMFGEKELSRAGVWSSILIIVVMFALLSWLVPLGVMM